One Candidatus Saccharibacteria bacterium genomic window carries:
- a CDS encoding CDP-alcohol phosphatidyltransferase family protein, whose translation MTSQPESPQANTFQRVANETYDIVTPANVIDGVALVGAFAGSRHLDKWGGIATCAASFAADVADGPVARGTGTQSELGEMVDATGDKIKLAFTAAAIWKHKLAPRHLISAVAIQNGINAVATTIDRSMDKEAVIHPSMFGKRAIFLQQAGLGAHVIGSKLEEDHPRMSKYVKRAGTAVGYTGVGLGIVASIGYVRALHDSLSDR comes from the coding sequence ATGACAAGCCAACCAGAATCACCTCAGGCTAATACCTTTCAGCGTGTGGCGAATGAAACCTACGATATTGTGACGCCAGCAAATGTCATAGACGGAGTTGCGTTAGTAGGTGCTTTCGCAGGAAGTCGACACCTGGATAAGTGGGGTGGTATTGCAACTTGTGCTGCTTCATTTGCTGCTGACGTAGCGGATGGACCTGTCGCAAGAGGAACAGGCACTCAATCAGAATTAGGTGAGATGGTTGATGCAACAGGAGACAAGATTAAGCTCGCATTTACCGCAGCAGCAATATGGAAACACAAGTTAGCGCCACGTCACCTAATAAGCGCTGTAGCAATACAGAACGGCATAAACGCAGTTGCAACAACCATTGACCGATCAATGGATAAAGAAGCCGTTATACACCCTAGTATGTTCGGTAAACGAGCCATTTTTCTACAACAAGCTGGACTTGGTGCACACGTCATTGGCTCAAAACTAGAGGAAGACCATCCGCGGATGTCGAAGTATGTTAAACGAGCTGGTACTGCAGTAGGTTATACCGGTGTTGGTCTCGGCATAGTAGCAAGTATTGGTTATGTTCGAGCTCTGCACGATTCATTGAGTGATCGCTAG